The following is a genomic window from Elstera cyanobacteriorum.
CCCGAAGGAGTGTCGAGACGCGAAATCGTTTCTTTATGGCGTGTTGCACCGCGCCCGTCCAGAGCCGAGCTTTGTGACCGGTGAGAGATCACAGGGGGAATCCTGGAGGGAGCACAATTCCGCAGCGCAAGACTGTCTCTTGCTGATTGCACCATTCTGCCCGATATAAACTGAGCGATATCGAAAGGCTGTTCCGTCCGACGAAAGGAAGCGATTATGTCCCAGCGCCCGGTTGTTTTGTGCATTCTCGATGGCTGGGGGCTGCGGGCAGAGACCGAGAATAACGCCATCGCCCAAGCGAAAACCCCGACTTTCGACCGGCTCAGGGCGACCTGCCCGACCGGGCGGCTGAATGCGTCTGAACGGTTCGTTGGTCTACCGGAAGGCCAGATGGGTAATTCGGAAGTTGGGCACATGAACCTTGGCGCGGGCCGGATCGTCGTGCCGGACCTGCCCCGCATCGATAACGCCCTGCTGGATGGCTCGCTGGCGGCCAAACCGGGGCTAGCGGCCTTCGCGCACGCTGTGAAGGCCAAGGGCGGCGCGGCGCATCTGCTGGGGCTGATGTCGGACGGCGGCGTGCATAGCCATCAGGATCACATTGTCGGCGTCGCGAAGATTTTGGCCGCGCAGGGCGTGCCGGTGGTCATCCATGCTTTCACCGATGGCCGCGACACGCCGCCGCAAAGCGCGCTGACCTATCTGGCGCAGGTCGAAGCCGCGCTGGCGGGCGTTGCCGGGGTGAGCCTCGGCACCGTCTCTGGCCGGTTCTATGCGATGGACCGCGATAAGCGCTGGGACCGGGTGGAGGCCGCCTATTCGGCTATCGTCCAGGCCCAGGGCAAAACCGCCGCGAGCGCCAAGGCTGCTATCGACGCCTCCTATGCTGCGGGCGAGTTCGATGAATTCATTCAGCCGACGGTGATCGGCGCCTATGCCGGGATGCGCGACGGCGATGGGCTGATGATGGTCAATTTCCGCGCCGACCGCGCCCGGGAAATCCTGACCGCGCTGGTCGATCCGGCTTTCGATGGGTTTGCGCGCGCCAAGACGGTCGATTTTTCGGCCAAGCTCGGCATGGTCGAATATTCCAGCGCGCTCAACGCTTTCTTCCCGGCACTGTTCCCGCCCGAAGATATTCCCGATACGTTTGGCGAAGTGCTGGCTAAGGCGGGTAAGACCCAGTTGCGCATTGCCGAGACGGAGAAATACGCCCACGTCACCTTCTTCTTCAATGGCGGGGTTGAAACCGTGTTTCCGGGCGAGGAGCGCATTCTGGTTCCCAGCCCGAAGGTGAAAACCTATGACCTGCAGCCGTCGATGTCGGCGGTGGAAGTAACCGATAAGCTGGTGGCCGCCATCGAAAGCGGCCGCTTCGATGCGGTGGTCGTCAATTACGCCAACACCGATATGGTCGGCCATTCGGGGATTCTAAGTGCCGCGATTGAAGCGGTGGAAACGGTCGATGCGTGCCTAGCGCGGCTCGAAGCGGCGGTGGTCAAGGCGGGCGGTGCCATGCTGATCACGGCGGATCACGGCAATGCTGAACAGATGGAAGACCCGGAGACCCACGAACCCCACACGGCCCATACGCTCAACCTCGTGCCGACGATCCTCGTCAACGGTCCAGCGTCGGTGAAAGGGTTGCGCGATGGGGCGCTGGCGGATGTGGCCCCGACCTTGCTGGCGCTGATGGGCTTGCCGCAGCCCGCCGTGATGACGGGCCGCGCGCTTCTATCGGAAACGGCGGTTCCGGCGGCGGCGGAATAGCATGGCCTTCCGGCGGAGAGGGGCGGCGGCGCGCGGCGGGCTGATGCTCGCGGCGGCGCTGGCCGTTGCCCTGCCCGCCGGGGCGCAGCAGCGCAGCCCTGAGGAACAGAAGGCTCTGGAGCTGAAGCGGATCGAAAGCGATCTCGCGGCCGCCAGGGCCCAGCAGCAGAAATTGCAGCAGCAGCGTAAAGCCGCCCAGGACGAGGTCGAAGGCCTGCGTGCGCAACTGACCGTCGCCGGACGGTCAGCCAGCGAAAATGAAAAGGCGCTGTCGGATCTCGAGGGCGCCCTGCGCGATCTTGAGACGGATGCCGAGGATAAGCGCGTCACCATCGCCCTGCGCCGGGCGGAACTGGTGGAACTGCTGGCGACCGGCCAACGCCTCGCGCAGTTTCCGCCGGTCGCCTTGCTGATGCAGCCCGGCGACCCGCAAAATGCCATTCGCGCTGGGTTGATCATCGGCGGGACGGTGCCGACCGTGCAGGAGCGGTTACAGGCCCTGCGCGGGGAACTGGAAGAACTGGCCAAGGTCGATGATACCATCCGCCGCCAGCGCGACCGGGTGTCGGCGCAAGTGCGCGGTCTTGCGCAGGAGCGCTCGCAGATTGCCGCCCTGCTAAAGCGCAAGGAAGCGCTGGAAGAACAGCTTGAGGGCGAGGTTGATAAGTCCGGCGCCAAGCTGAAGCAGCTTTCCGCCAGCGCCAAGGATGTGCGCGAGCTTCTCGATAAGCTGATCGCCGAACGCCAAGCCGACGAACGCCGCCGGGCGGAGGAAGCGGGCCGGTCCGCCGTGCGCCGCGAACAGGCGGCGGGGCACGTTACCCTCGGTGACGCCGAAATCACGCCTAAATCTGGCCGCACTTTACCGGTAGCCGGAAAGATCACCGGCGCCTACGGTCAGGCGACCGATGTGGGCGCCACGGCGCGCGGCATGTCCATCGAAACCCGGTCGGGGGCGGTGGTTTTGTCGCCTGCTGGGGGGCGGGTCATCTTTTCCGGTCCTTTCCGGGGCTATGGGCTGATCTTGATTGTGGAACATCGGGATGGGTATCATAGTTTGCTTGCAGGGTTAGGTCGGCTGGACGCCACAGTGGGGCGGCAGGTCGATCCCGGCGAGCCGGTGGGGGCGATGGCGGAGGGGGGCGATCACGCGCCCGTGCTCTATTTCGAACTGCGCCGTCAGGGGCAGACATTGAACCCGCAGACCTGGGTGTCGGCGCAACGTGCCAATTAGGAGTGGTAATGCAGCAGCCTCCTCTCTCGCCTGAAACCCGGTCGTCCCGGCTTCGTTATCTTGCGCGCGGCGCCGCCATTGGGCTGCTGATCGGCACGGGCGTGGTTATCGGCCAAGCGCTGAGCATCCCCGAAACCTTGGCGCAGACCAAAACCTCGGATACCTACCGCCAGCTTGATCTGTTCAGTCAGGTCTTCGAGCGGGTGCGCGCCGATTACGTCGATAAGGTTTCCGATCAGCAACTGATCGAATCGGCCATCAACGGCATGCTGACCTCGCTCGACCCGCATTCGTCCTATATGAACGCCAAGAGCTTCCAGGAAATGCAGGTGCAGACCACCGGCGAGTTCGGCGGTTTGGGGCTGGAAGTCGGCCAGGAACAGGGCGTGATTAAGGTCGTCTCCCCCATCGACGATACCCCCGCCAGCAAGGCTGGGCTAAAGCCCAACGATCTCATCACCCATATCAATGGCGAAGCAGTGCTGGGCCTGACGCTGCAAGAATCGGTCGAGAAAATGCGCGGGCCGGTGAATAGCGAGGTGCGCCTGACCATCCGGCGCGAGGGCCGCGATGCCTTCGACGTGACGCTGACGCGCGCCGTTATTAAGGTGGAAAGCGTCCGGTCGCGCCTGGAAGGCGAGGATATCGGCTATATCCGCATCACCAGCTTCACCCAGCAGACCGATAGCGGTTTGCAGAACGCCATGAAGAAGTTCAAGGAACAGGCGGGCACTAAGCTGAAGGGGATCGTGCTGGATCTGCGCCGCAATCCGGGCGGGTTGCTGGATCAGGCGGTAGCCGTGTCCGATGATTTTTTGGAGCAGGGGGAAATTACCTCCACCTCCAGCCCGCGCCGCCCGGAAGGGGCAACGCGCTTTAACGCCAAGCCCGGCGATATTACCGGCGGCCTGCCGATCGTCGTGCTGATCGACGATGGCTCGGCCTCGGCGTCGGAAATCGTGGCGGGCGCCTTGCAGGACCATAAGCGCGCCGTGATCATGGGCGTGAAGTCCTTCGGCAAAGGCTCGGTGCAGACGGTCATGCCGCTGGGGCCAGGGAATGGCGCCATGCGCCTGACCACCGCGCTCTACTACACGCCGTCGGGCCGGTCGATCCAACAGAAGGGGATCGAGCCGGATATCGTCGTGCCGTTGGCGCGTGTCGAGGCGATCAATACCGGCGAACGCCGGAGTGAAGCGTCGCTGCGCGGCTCCATCCGCAACCCGAATGATCGCAGCGGCGGTGCGGCAACGCCCGCCATCGCCCCAGCTCCGGCGGCGAATGGCGAGCAGGCGCCGCTCACCCTTGGGTCGGCGGATGACTACCAGCTTGCCCGCGCGGTCGATCTGCTGCGCGGTATTTCGATCTACGTCAACCGCGCTCCGAACTGAGCCGGGCCAACCAGCAGAAGGCTGAGCGACCGCCATGTCCAGCATGTCCCATCCCAGCGGCGCTGCGCCGCAGAACCGAGGCGGCGGGATTCTCGCGGCCGCTTGGCTCCTGCTGATCGCCCTGTTCGCCGGGGTAGCGGCCTGGGTTTTCGCCGTCACGCGCGGGGCGGAGGTTCCGGTGGCGCTGAAGCCCTTGGCGTCGGCGACGGTCACCCTTGCCCCGGCGAAGCCAGTGGCCCCCGCGCCCGTCGCGGCGGCCCCGAAGGCAGAAGCCGCAAAACCGGCCCCGACAACCGCAACGCCCGCGCCGATGCCGACGCCTGCGCCCGCGATGGTGTCGCCCCCCGCCTCCGTTGCCGTGCTGCCGCCCCCGGCCCCGGCGCTTCCGGGGCAACCGCTGGCCGCGATCGAACCGGCCCTGCTGCGCGATAGCCCCTATGGCCCGATTCCGCGCCTGTCGGCGGACCGCAAGCGCGCCCCCTGGCAGGTCTATGCCGCGCCCTTCGACGCGAGCGACACGCGCCCGCGCATCTCGGTCGTCGTCACCGGCCTTGGGCTGGCGAAAGATGTAACCGACCGGGCTATCGCGAGCTTGCCGCCGCAGATTTCTCTGAGCTTCAGCCCCTATGCTGCGGAGACGCCGAGCGCCGTTGCGGCGGCGCGTCAGCGCGGGCATGAGGCGTTGCTTGATCTCGCGCTGGAGCCGGTCAACTACCCGACCGTCGATCCCGGCCCGGCGACCCTGGTTTCGACCTATTCTGCGACCGATAATGTTGCGCGGCTGGACTGGGTGTTGGCGCGGGCGCAGGGCACCATCGGTGTAATCGCCCAGTTCGGCGACTCCTTCGGCGCGAGTGCAATGGCGATGGCCCCGATTGCGCAGGCCTTGCGCGAACGGGGGCTGATGTATGTGGATAACCGCGCCAGCCCGCAGCCAGCGATGATCCGCCTGTCGCGCGATTTCGCGGTGCCCTGGGCCTTTGCCGATGCCACCGTGCCCTTCGGTTCGGCGGATGAGGCGGAGGCACTGGTCGCCACCTTACACGCGCTGGAAAAATCGACGGTGAAACAGCGGTCGGTCATGGCCTTGGTGCCGGTCAGCCCGGTTGCTATCGTGACACTGGCCAATTGGGCCAAGACGGTAGAGCCGCGCGGCTTCGCCCTCGCCCCGGTCAGCGCTATCGCCAACCGCCAAGATGAACGGGATGCGGTGCGCCCATGACCGCAACGATGGAAGTCAACGGCGTCCGCTACCGGTTGGGCGTCGGGTTGATGCTGGTCAATGCCGACGGCCTGATCTTCGTCGGCGAGCGCGAGGATACGCCGGGCGCTTGGCAAATGCCGCAAGGCGGGATCGACGACGGCGAAGACCCGCGCGCGGCGGCCCTGCGCGAGTTGGGCGAGGAAATCGGCACCGAGGCGGCGGTGATCGAGGCCGAAACCGCCGATTGGCTGCGTTATGATTTCCCGGATTTTCTGGCCGGGAAAGCCTTTAAGGGCAAATACGCCGGGCAGATGCAAAAATGGTATCTGCTGCGCTTCACCGGCGCCGATAGCGATATTCGCCTCGATGCGCACGAACAGGAGTTTAGCCGTTGGCGCTGGTCGTCGGCGGAAGACGTGCTAACGGCGATCGTGCCGTTCAAGCGCGGCCTGTATGAACAAGTTCTGGCCGAATTCGGCCCCCTTTTGACCCGCGCTTAATCGGTTAGCCGAAACGGCACCTCCACCTCTGCCCAGGCGGGGGTTGGTGTGCCGTTTTCGTGCGCCGGTTCCAAAACCCAGGCACGCGCGGCGCTCAGGGCGGTTTGATCCAGCAACCGATGCCCGGAACTGCGCAACAGGCTTACTTCCGCCACGCGGCCATCGGCGCCGATCAACAGCTTGAGCCGGACCGTGCCTTCAATCTCGTCGCGCTGCGCCTGGGCTGGATAGGCGGGTGCTGGGCGGTGGCGGAATGTCGGCGCGGTCAGGTGGACCGGGGCGGGCGGCCCTGGGATGGATGGTTCTGGTATGACAGGTGCCGCCGCTGCGATCTCGGTTGACGCCCCTGGCGCCATCGCGGGAGCGGCGGCTACCGGCGCAGGCACCGGGGGCGCCGAGCGGGGGGCGGACTTGACTGGGCGCGGTTTCGGTGCCGGCAGGGCCGCGCTCGGTGGTACAACCGGCAGCGGGTCAGGTGTGGCTTGCGCCGCCTCCTGCGTGGCGGCAGGGGCCGGTGACGGCGGGCTATCGGCTTGCGGCGCCGGTTCCACAGGCGACGGAGCGAGGGCGACCAGTGCGACCGTTACACGCGGGGCGGGGGGCGGCACGGCATCGCGCGGCAGCGGTGCCCGTAGCACGGCGGCCAGCACAGCGGCGTGCAGCAGCAGGGAACCGACGACGCCCAGCGGCCCGAGACCGCGCGCTAAGCGGCTGAACGTCCGCTCGGTCACAGGCCGGGGTCGGCGGCTAGATCGTCGCCGCCAAGACTTTGCGCTTCCCAGGCGGCCAGCACCGCTAGCCCGTCGCGGTGGGTGGCACGCAGGGTAGGAATGCTACCACGCTCCTCGGGTGCGGCTTCGAGGTCGCGGGCCAAGGCGCGCAGCCGGGCGAACCCATAGTTCCCCGCCGCGCCCGCCAGCTTATGGGCAGCATCGGCACGCGCGGGCGCGTCGACGGCTTGGGCGAGGTCGGTCAAATAGCGGTCGAGCACCGAGCGGCAGACGCTGAGCAGGCGGCGGGTTTCCTGCTCCCCCAGGGCTTCGCAGAGTTCATCGAGCGGTTGCGGGTCGAGCAACGGCGGCCCGGCGTCGGCATCGGGCGGGGCGGGGTCTTCCGCCGGTTCGCTGCGCCAGGTGGGGGAGAGGGCGCTATCCTCCTGATCCCACAGCATTTCGCCGGACGACAGCACGGCCAAGGCCCGGTCGAGGCGGGCGGAGTCGATCGGTTTGCCTAAAACGCCAGACATCCCCGCCCGGCGGCAGGCGGCGAAAATATCCGGCATCAGATTAGCGGTAACGGCCAGGATCGGCAGCGGTTCCGCCCGTTCCGTTGCACGGGCGAGCAGGCGGCGCGACACCTCGTAGCCGTCCATGCCCGGCAGGCGCAGATCGACCAGCACGACATCGACCCGATGGCTTTCAAAGGCGGTCAGCGCTTCCGGCCCGTCCTTGGCGATCACCACCCGATGCCCCGCCCGGCGCAGCAGGCCGGAGAGCACCTGACGGTTGACCTCCTCGTCTTCCACCAGCAGGGCGACCAGTGAGGGCGCGTCGCGGCGGCGGTTGGCCGGGCGGGTTGCCGGGGCGGCGCTGGAGCGGGCGAAGGAGAGATCAATCCAGAACCGGCTGCCGGTGCCAACCAGACTATCGACCCCCATGCGCCCGCCCATGCCTTCCACCAGCCGCTTGCCGATGGCGAGGCCGAGGCCCGACCCGCCGAAGCGCCGAGCGGTGCCGCTTTCGACCTGATAGAAGGCATCGAAGAGGCGCGGGAGTGCCTCGGGCGGGATGCCGATGCCCGTATCCTCCACCGTAAAACGCAGGGCGATCCGTTCGGTCGCCGATTCTTGCACGGGGGCGCGGGTAACGGTCAGGCGCACCGCACCGCGCGGGGTGAATTTCACCGCATTGCCCAGCAGATTGAACAGCACTTGGCGCAGCCGGGCCGGGTCGCCCATCAGGTGGGCGGGTAGATCCGGTTCGATGGTCAGATCGACGCGCAGGCCCTTGGGTTCGGCGGTCACGCGCGTTAGGTCCACGAGGCCGCGCAACAGCGTCCCAAGGTTGAAGTCGCGGTTGTCGAAACTCACCTGCCCGGCTTCGATGCGCGACATATCCAAAAGATCATCGAGCAGCACCGATAGCATTTCGCCCGATTGGCGGATGGTCGCAACATAGGCGCGGGCGGTGGAGGAGAGCGCCTCCGCCTCCAAAAGTTCGGCCAACCCGATGATACCGTTCATCGGCGTGCGCAACTCGTGGCTCATCACCGCCAGAAACTCGGTCTTGGCGTAGGTCGCGGCTTCAGCTTGTTCCTTCGCGGCGCGCAGTTCGGCGGTGCGGTCATCGACCATCCGGCGCAGGCCGGTCTGATAGGCGTAGATCTTGCCCGCCATATCATTGAAGACTTCCGCCAGTCCCGCCACCTCCCGGCTGCCTTGCACGGGGGCGGGCAGCGGGGCCTGCGTGCCGCCAAGCGACCGGGCGGCCTGCGATAAGGCACCCAAAGGGGCGGCGATGCCGCGCGCGATTAAAATGGTGGTCAGCAGGGTTAGCAGCAGCGCGCCGATCATCGTCAGCGTGCCCGCCGTCTTCAACCGTTCGACCGTGCTCAGAGTTTCCGCCTGATCGGCCTTGACGATCAAGCCCCAGCGGAAGGTCGGCAGATAGCGCCATGCCGCAATGACCGGCTCGCCCCGGTAATCGACCAGAATATCGGTGCCCCGGTCGCCGTTGAGGGCTTTCGCCATCGCCGTGCCGAGGGGGGTATCGAAATAGAGCGACCCTAACTCCTGCCGATGCCGCACCGGGCCGAACAGCAGTGCCGCCTGCACCCCTTTACCGCCGACGATCGCTTCCCCCGACCGGCCCAGGGCGGCGGTATCGCCGATGATGTCGATCACCGTGCGCTTATCGATTTGCAGGGCGACGACGCCGATCAGCGTGCCATCCTCGAACACGGGGGCTGCGACGAACGCCGCAAGATCGCCCGACCGTTCGAGGTAGGAGAAGTCAGACACTTCGGCCTGCAACAGTGTCCGCGCCCGGTCGAACACCCCAGCGAGAACGGAGGTGCGGCCCGGCCCGCGCGCTAAATTGATGCCGATGTGGAATTTATCAATATCAGCGAATTTCACCGTGCCATCGGCGGCGATCAGGAAAATATCGGCGGCGCCGATGGCCACCCGGTAGCGGTTCAGGTCTTCGGCATAGCGTGCTTCCGCCTGCTGACGCCGAAAGAGGTTGCCGAAGTCGGACACGGCGGCAATCACGGCGGGCATGCGCGCGAGCAGGCTGACTTCCGACAGCCGGTCGCGGGCGAAACTTTCGATCCGCGCGGCCTTTTGATCGGCCAGCGAGGCCATGCGCGCCCGGGTTTCCGTTTCCAAGGCCGATTGCGTCGCGGTGAAATAAAGCCAGACCAGCGACATCAGCGGCAGCACTGCCAGCAACAGCGTTCCCAGCGCAATTTCGGCGGCCAACGGAATGCGGGCGCGGCGCCAGAAACTGCGGCGGGCGGGACGAAAGGGTTTCGCGTCGCTCATCGGATCGTCCGCGCGTCGGCAAGCGGCGGCTCCCAGCGGGCGCCCCAAGCGTCGTACAGCCGGTCGAGCGCGTGTTGCCAGTCGTCGGGGTCGAGCAACGTGGGGAAGGGGACGGGGCGCACCGGGCGGCTGCTGTCCCACACAGTGTCGATCTGGCCGTCGTCGGTAATCTTGCCAATGCGCACGGTTTTCCAAGCATAGAAGGTGAAGGGATCAATCGAGATCACCCCGCCCGGCGCCAGGAAGGACAGGCCGCCTAAAACCGGGCGCACGTCGCGCCAGGCAACCGATTGGGCGTCGCGCACCGCCCGCGCCCACAGGTGAATGCCGACATAGGCCGCCTCCATCGCCGCCGTGACGGGGACTTCGGGGCCGAAGCCGCGCAGCAGCCGGGCCTTAAACGCCTCGCTTTCCGCCGTGCGGATACTGTTGAAGGAGCTTTGCACCACGTAATCGCCCGCCATCAGCAACGGACCAATGGCGCGGATATCATCCTCGGTCACGGCAAAGGACATGACGGGTGTATGGTTCGACATAATGCCCGCCCCGCGCAGGGCTGTGGTGAAGGGGCCGTTGATCGTGCCGGCGCTGAAGTTGAAGATCACATCCGGGCGGGCGGCCTGAATGCGCGCCAGGACTGTGCCGAAATCCTGGGTGGTGTGGGACACATATTCCTCCCCCACCACCTGCCCGCGCAGGGCGTTGGTTTGCAAGCGCACCAGCCGGGCGGCGATCCGCGCATTCACCCCATCGAGACCGACGATAAAAATGCGGCGCCCCAGCGTATCCATCGACCATTTGATCACCGGGATGATCTGCTGGTTGGGGGCGGAGCCGAGATAGAGGATGTTCGGCGACTCCTCGATCCCCTCGGTCGGATAGGGGTAGATCAACCCGGCGTCGGCGGCTTCGATCAGCGGGCGGACGCTTTTGCGGCAGCCGGAGGTGGCGCAGCCGAAAATGGCCGGAACCTTCTCCCGCCCCAGCAGGCGCTGCACTTCGGCCAGGGCGACGGCATTGTCCGACATCGTATCGGCGGTCACGGCCTCCAGCGGGCGCCCGAGCAAGCCACCGGCGGTATTGATTTCCTGGATCGCGAGGCGCTGGGCTTTTTCGACATTGCGATCGGCGACCGACAGCGGCCCCGTGCGGGCGATCAGCAGACCGATCTTGATCGGGCGGGTGCTGGCGGGCGGCCCATCGAGCGCGATGCGGATGGCCCCCATCGCCGCCAGTGTCGCAACGACGGTGACGAAGACCCCGACCATGAACCCATTGCGCCGCCGCCGCTTGACCATCGTTCCCCAACCCTTATTCGGCTGTCATTGTGCGGCAGGCGGTTGAGGCCGCAAATAAAAAACGGCGGGGTGCCGTGGCACACACCGCCGTTTCATGAGGGCCGGGGCCTTTACGCGGCGTTGAACAACCGGCGGTCGACCAGCCCGCTTCCCGCGAGCGACCGCAGCGTCTTAGCGCCCGCCAAGACGGCGAGATCGATCAGCGGTTCGATGGCGATCACCAGCAGATAGGCGCCGCCGAAACTGCCGACGGCGGTTAACGTCTCGCCAGCGACCCCTTGGCCGAAGAAGGCCCAGAAGGCTACCCAGGCGACGATTCCCGCCTGATAGGTCGCCGATAGCGCCAGCGCTTGGGCGTAGCGCAGATCGACATAGGCGGTGCCCGCCGAAATCACCTTGCCCGCCACATAGCGCAGCGCGAAGAGCGGCGCCAACAGCGTCGTAACATTCATCCCATATTGCGGCAGGTCGAAGGGCGCGAAGAACAGCCCTTGGATCAGCAGGCCCAACATCAGCCCGATTGCGGTCGGCGCCGCGCCAAGGATGAGGAACAGGGTGGAGCCGAGGATCAAATGAACCTCGGACACGCCGACCGGGTAATGCGGCAGGATTTCAAAGAAGGAAAACACCAGGGCCGTTGCCAGGATGCTACGGGCCGCAGGCGACAGCGGGCCGCGCGCTTTTACGGCGTCCCAGGCAGATTTGACGGTATAGCCGCCTAGGGCGGCGGCGGTCGTATAGCCAAGCCAGAGCTTCCCGCCCTCGACCAGACCGGGTTCGATATGCATCTCACTCTCCTCTGCCGTCACACCCGACGGCTTGCGGTTTCACGATGCACAGGGCCGGTCTCCTGACTCGCGGGTCGGTGCCGTATCCCGGTCTTCCCAAGCCTTGCGGCTCAGTGACGGTTCGGGGCGGCTCGCCGCATACAGTCGCGGGGGCGGTTGGGGTTGGGGCGCAGGCGCCAATCCCATTCCCGTTTCATCCCGGCGGTGGATGAGACCGCCATAGGACACCCTATGCCCGGCCATCAGGACGGGGAAACGGCGGGAGTGTCAAGCCGGGCTTACAGCACGCCTAGGCCGCGCAGCCCTTTAACGGCGAAATTCAGCGCTAGGACGAGGATCAGCAGCCCGGAGATCAGCGGCAGTGCCTCCGCCCACGCCGCGAGGCGCCCGCCGCGCCCGGCGGCATGGCGCAGGCCGAGGCTAGCGGCAATGCCGATCCCGACCAGGGTAACCGCCAGCCCGATGCTGAACGCCGCAACCATCCCCGCGCCGAGTGCCAGGGCTTTCACTTGCA
Proteins encoded in this region:
- a CDS encoding urea ABC transporter substrate-binding protein, which gives rise to MVKRRRRNGFMVGVFVTVVATLAAMGAIRIALDGPPASTRPIKIGLLIARTGPLSVADRNVEKAQRLAIQEINTAGGLLGRPLEAVTADTMSDNAVALAEVQRLLGREKVPAIFGCATSGCRKSVRPLIEAADAGLIYPYPTEGIEESPNILYLGSAPNQQIIPVIKWSMDTLGRRIFIVGLDGVNARIAARLVRLQTNALRGQVVGEEYVSHTTQDFGTVLARIQAARPDVIFNFSAGTINGPFTTALRGAGIMSNHTPVMSFAVTEDDIRAIGPLLMAGDYVVQSSFNSIRTAESEAFKARLLRGFGPEVPVTAAMEAAYVGIHLWARAVRDAQSVAWRDVRPVLGGLSFLAPGGVISIDPFTFYAWKTVRIGKITDDGQIDTVWDSSRPVRPVPFPTLLDPDDWQHALDRLYDAWGARWEPPLADARTIR
- a CDS encoding energy-coupling factor ABC transporter permease, whose protein sequence is MHIEPGLVEGGKLWLGYTTAAALGGYTVKSAWDAVKARGPLSPAARSILATALVFSFFEILPHYPVGVSEVHLILGSTLFLILGAAPTAIGLMLGLLIQGLFFAPFDLPQYGMNVTTLLAPLFALRYVAGKVISAGTAYVDLRYAQALALSATYQAGIVAWVAFWAFFGQGVAGETLTAVGSFGGAYLLVIAIEPLIDLAVLAGAKTLRSLAGSGLVDRRLFNAA